The Rhodococcus opacus B4 genome includes the window TCACTGTGGACGAGGTGAACGATGTGCTTCACTACCTTGTCTGGAACGAGTGGGATGCCCTCGCCGCCCGTGCCACCGAGGGCGAGTCCGGTCTGATTCCTCGTCAGGAGTACGAGGCGATGGGGATCATGGATAGCTGGTTTCATCACCCGGAGTGGCTCAGAGTCATCCAGGACCACGTGGGTGCTGACGGAATCAGCGCGATCGCGACCCGAGCGCACCGGGAGATCGGCACCAAGATCAATATGTTGCACATCTGGGCGTGCGCCAGCGCACCGAGCTTCGGGCGGGGTATCGCTCTGGAACTCGGACTGCATGACTACGACTACCGTACGCGGCGGATTACTGAAGCGATGAGCACGGTTCGACGTCTGTACAGGGGCTTGTGGGGATCTGGACCGATGTTCGCGTCGATGCGCGATTATCAGGCCCCCATCCTCGATCCGTCATGGATCGCGCGTTTCGAGTCCGACCGCATTGCACTCTCCGACGACAGGGGCCGGTCGACGTTCCAGCGGTTCAACGGCGCCCTCGAACTGCTCGGATTTCTTGTGCACTTCGACAATCGCCTCGGACTCGGCGACAGCGGCCCGTATCCCACTGCGGACGGCGGCTTCGTCATCGTGCGTGATCTGTTCATCAACGAACCGGCATACCCGTGGTCGGACACCACGGCGGGCCTGCCGTATGCCGTGACGATCGCAATGTTCTTCGCGGGTGATACCGACCTCGAGACGAAGGTGTTCGACCTCTCGACGATGTTCACCGAACCGAGCAACTACCTGCCCCACGTCACCGGCGTGGCGGTATATGCCCGCGAGAAGTTCGATACACCAATCGACCAACTGCGCACATTGTCTTTGGAGGACATGGCGCAATTGCGGGCCGAGGCGGAAACCAAGTCCGAGGCGCTCTACAAGCGGATAGCCGTTATGAGCCAACAGGAGAAGGTGATGGCCGGCGCGGTTGTCTACGCCTCGGGCTTCCTGCTGCCCTTCGCCCGCGCGGCGGGAATCTATGACGATCTCGTTCGCGATCACGGCTTCATGTCGATTCATCCCGTCGTTGAGGCATGCCACGACAGGATCGTCGGGGGCGTCGCCAGCGAGATGATCCCGCGGCTCTTCCTGACCGGCTCGTGGGCCAACGACGTACCGCCGCACAGCAGCGACACCGTATCGACCATGCCCGACGAGTTCGAGGTACTTCAGGCAATCCGAACTCGTGGGTTCGCAACCGTGGAGCAGATCTCCATCAGTAGCGGCATCCCGGCCGAACGTGTTCGCGAGGTGGTTGCGGCGAGCGAAGAGAAGGGCTTCGTCAAGCAACGCACGGGACGGATCAACGGAGCCAGCCTCACCCCCGTGGGCCGTGCACGTCTGCTGCTGGTCACCGAGGCGGCGGTAACCGCCGACCAGCACGCGGCCATCACGTCTGCCTACGCCGTGTTTCTCGGGCCAAACCGCGCCTTCAAAGCCATCGCTTCGTCCTGGCAGATGGATCAAGACCTCACCACCACGCTCGGCAGCCTGCCGCCCGTCCACCACGATGTTGCCGCGGTCATAGCGCAAGCGGCCACTGCACAGCCCAGATTCGGTCTCTATCGTCAGCGCCTGGACCATGCGTTCGAACAATTCCGGAACGGAAACACCGACGCACTAGCCCGTCCGATGGTTGAGTCGTATCACGACATCTGGATGGAGTTGCACGAAGACCTGCTGGCCACACTGGGTCGCGCACGCACCGACCACGATGAGTGACGAACGCTCGGTGGGGGCTCGACGGAACCAGCTCGATCCCCGGATCCCGATTCCTGGCACTACCAACGTCCGAGACGTCGGCGGATACCCCACAGGCGACGGAAAGCGGACCGCGATGGGCCGGCTGTATCGATCGGAGGTTCTCGGGCTTTCCGGATCCGGTGCCGAATCGCTATGGGATGAGCTCCGCACAGAGGATTATCAGTGCCTTCGTCTCAGGTCAATTGTCGACTTGCGGTCGCACCGCGAGGCCAGAATGATCCCGTCTGCCTGGGATCGAGCGACCGGCGCACAACTGGTTCACGCTCCGATCCCCGAAGGTGTCGAAGGTAGTGAGACTGACTTCATGCGCCTGCTGCGGGACGGCAAGATCACCACATTCGACGAGGAAGATCTCGGCCGGTGGTACCAACTGGTGCTACGTCGCCGCACCGACGTGCTGGGTGAGGTGATCCGAGTACTGTCAAATCCGCACCACCTCCCGGCTCTCGTGCACTGCCACGCTGGAAAGGATCGAACCGGCCTCGTTGTGGCCCTTGTTCTGGAAGTGGTCGGCGTGCCGCGGAACGTCGTGACCGCCGACTACGCACTGACAAGTAGGTACCGACCCGACCGGGCGGCCGAGCATGCTGCTCTGCTCGAGCACCTCGGAATCCACGTCGACGACGTTCGGTCCTTGTGGGAGGCGCCGGCGCGGGCGATGGAGTCGGCGCTCGAATTCCTCGACATCACCTACGGGGGAGTCGCTGCCTACCTCACGAACGAATGCTCAGTCACCCCCGCGCACATCGAGTCACTGCGCGCCCAGATGCTGGAGGATGCATGAACCCCACCACCCTAACCGAGCCCTCTATGGCGGGTGACATCGCCGAGGCTCTCCGAGCTGGTGGATCGCTGCCCGAAGGCGGGAATGTCGAGCAGTGCCGAGCGCTGCCACTCGGGGCCGGCCAGCTTGCCGACAGCTACCGCGTCGAGCTCACCTACACCCCCGGGCCGTCAGGCCCGTCGTCCGTGTTTGTAAAGCTGCCCCCCAGCGACACACACTCGGCAGCAACGGCATCCAGAATCGGCGCATTCGATCGGGAGCGATTCTTCTATGCAGAACTCAGACCGCGCCTCGACATCCGGACACCGAGGTTCCTTGGCAGCCTTCCCCGAGGGGACGGTCCGCCCGGGCTGATTCTGCAGGATCTCTCCTCCTCCACCCGTCCCCTGGACCAACTGCGCGACGGTACGATCGAACAGGTTGAATCTGTCGCAGATCAGCTGGCGGGACTCCAGGCCCCCTTCTGGGATGACGAGGATGCCGTGGGTGGCACCGACCGCTTCTACAACCGAACCGAAGACCACATCACGGGTCTCGCTGAACGCTATGAACAGTCGTGGCATCGGCACCGGGACACCGTCGGCGCTCTCCTAGACCCACAACAGCGGCAACTCATCGAGACATTCGGTCACCACTGCCTCAGCTGGGCGTCCGGAATTCGAGGGCCCCGCACACTCGTGCACCAGGACCTTCGCCTCGACAATCTGCTGTGGGGTGATGCCGGCGCCTGGATAGTCGACTGGCAGACGCTGGCCTGGACCTCACCCGCCTGGGACCTCGCATTCTTCCTGGGCACTGCACTCGACCCCGACACTCGCCGCCGAGTGGAACAGCGACTGCTCGAAGCGCACGTGAGTGCGCTGCACGACCGCGGCGTACAGGGGTGGGATATCGATACCGCAGAGCGTGAGCACTGGCGGCTCAGCGGCTCCGTACTTATCGCCATGGTTGCCGCACTCGCATTCGTGCAGCCCACCGCGCGCGGTTTCGAAATGTTTGCCTCACTCATCCATCGCGGTGCCCAACAGGCACTCGACCACGACTTGCTGTCTTTCATCTGAAATCCAAAAGGAGAACCTGTGCTGAGCAAATGGGACGACTATCCGGTGCACCAGGCGGCGCTGCCTGTGGCGCAGACCGCCTCGAGTGACCTAGGCCGCTATGACCGCCACTGGATGGCAATGCACGACATCGACTTGACCACCCAGGTCGGCTTCGGCCTCAGCGTGCATCCGAACCGCGGTATCGTCGACGCCTCGATCAGCATCGCGCGTGACGGCCGCCAAGACTCGGTGTTCGCCTCCTCCCGACTCTCGCGCGATCGCGACACAATCGCGGGCCCCCTGCGAGTCGAAGTCATCGAACCGATGCGCGTGCTACGTGTAGTGCTCGAGGAGCACGACGGTATCTCGGCCGACCTCACCTTCACCGGTGTAACACAGCACATCGAGGATGGACGGATGAGACGAGACTCAGGAACGACTCTCGTCTCGGAACGTCTCCGTACAGTGCAATTCGGAGACTGGTCCGGAGAATTCACCGTCGGCGGGGAAACCGTAACCTGCTCGCCCGACAAGTGGCGGGGCTTCCGAGACCGCTCGTGGGGCAGCCGGACCACCGGCACTGTGGCCGAAGGTCAACACGGTGTACACAAGAGCGCCATCTACTTTGCCTGGACGCTGCTGCGATTCGAGGACGAATGCTTGCTCGTAGCCGTAAATGAGATGCCGGACGGCCGCAGCGAAGCACGAACGGTCGCCGTCCTGCCCTTCCTGAAGGCCGGCGACCCGGCTTACGGCGAAGAGGATCGGATCCTCCGCGGCGACACCTTCCAATTCGACATCGACTACCGGCCTGGGACTCGCCGCGCCCAACATGTTGACCTCACCGTCGGACCGCGTGGGCTGGTCAACCGGAAGATCACCATCGAACCCGAAGGTCTATTCCTCATGCAGGGATTGGGCTACTACCACCCGATGTGGAAGCACGGCACCGATCACGGGAAAGACATTGTCGGAACGGACAGTTGGAAGCTCGCGGGCCTCGATCCGAGCGCGATGGAAAACGTTCACGCACAGCAGATTTGCCGAGCAACCCGCGCCGACGGTGCGATAGGTCTGGGCTTGTTCGAGCACGTGGCGATCGGACCGCACTTGCCTTCCGGATTGCCTGACGGGATTGCGCCACTCGGCCAGTGACGGCCTTGAATCACCACTCGTGCTGTTGCCGGGAGGCGGTCGGTTTCGACGGGATGCACCATGTTGCCTGTGGAAGCCGCCCTCATCAACCGACGTCACGCACGGCCACTTGTTCCTGACTCAACAGGAGCGCGAAAAAGGCGGGGCGTTGTGGCGCTAGTGTCCTGAGTCATAAATAAGCCATCGGTTGTTAAGGTTGGTCATGGCAACTCGTGGTCCGCGACCGACGGAGATTGTGCTGACCGAGACCGAACGCGTAGAACTCGAGGGGTGGTCGCGGCGACGCAAGACCGCTGCAGGTTTGGCGGTACGGTCGCGAATCATTCTCGCTGCGCCGATGGTGGATCGAATACCGAAGTGGCGCAGAGGTTGGGGTTGAACCGAGGCACGGTGCGGCGGTGGCGGGACAGGTTCGTCGAGGACCGATGCGACGGGTTGCTCGACGAACCACGCCCGGGCCGTCCGCGGACGATCGACGACGACAAGATCAAGGATCTGATTACCTCGACCCTCGAAACGACACCGAAGAATGCCACACACTGGTCCACACGATCGATGGCGGAGCATCTCGATATTTCGCAATCGACGGTCTCGAGAGTGTGGCGCGCGTTCGGTTTGGCCCCGCACAAACAGGACTCGTGGAAATTGTCGAAGGATCCAGTGTTCACGGAGAAGGTCCGTGACGTCGTCGGCCTGTACATGAACCCGCCCGAGCGGGCTCTGGTGCTCTGCGTCGACGAGAAGACTCAGATCCAAGCACTGGACCGGACCCAACCGATATTCCCGATGCTTCCCGCCACCCCGCAACGCGCTAGTCACGACTACGTCCGCAATGGCACCTCGAGCCTGTACGCCGCTCTAGACATCGCCTCGGGGAAGGTGATCGGATCACTCCATTCACGCCACCGCGCACAAGAATTCATCGCATTTCTTCGCAAGATCGACGCTCAGGTGCCCGACGATCTCGATGTCCACCTCGTGATGGACAATGCATCGACCCACAAGACTCCCGCGGTCAAACGATGGCTCCTCGCGCACCCGCGCTTCGTCATCCACTTCACACCGACCAGCTCATCGTGGATGAACCTCGTCGAACGCTGGTTCGCCGAACTGACCACCAAGAAGCTCCAACGCTCCACGCATACCTCGGTCCAACAGCTCAACAAAGACATCCGAGCATGGATCGAGACCTGGAACGACAACCCCAGACCTTACGTCTGGGTCAAGACCGCCGACCAGATCCTCGACTCCATCGCACACTACTGCGCCAGAATTAAAGACTCAGGACACTAGAACGCCACAACGCCGCGATCATGAGGGAATGGATCCAAAGCGATTAGCGCCCGCACGGACAGCCTCCCGCCCTGAATCGACCGACTGAGAGGGAACGCGTGGCTACCGCAGTGCGGAAGGG containing:
- a CDS encoding PEP-utilizing enzyme, which encodes MTIPEQTVCATPGAFEPVGTGLNVYVSPDAVEGRAQWLDTPEDVISFVESGEDVSDVIVIARGGTTTFLSMALNAGVRGVITLQGAPESHLGILSREYGIPCIMSVAFDKGVRTARGEIIPADGVRVRMDLTSRPTGTVSVETGAPVDDTPTTDSAPAMTAEQLAQIQLLLNKFQGEVPRGREGHEVMVARQGSAVLDLDDTSMNRELTVDEVNDVLHYLVWNEWDALAARATEGESGLIPRQEYEAMGIMDSWFHHPEWLRVIQDHVGADGISAIATRAHREIGTKINMLHIWACASAPSFGRGIALELGLHDYDYRTRRITEAMSTVRRLYRGLWGSGPMFASMRDYQAPILDPSWIARFESDRIALSDDRGRSTFQRFNGALELLGFLVHFDNRLGLGDSGPYPTADGGFVIVRDLFINEPAYPWSDTTAGLPYAVTIAMFFAGDTDLETKVFDLSTMFTEPSNYLPHVTGVAVYAREKFDTPIDQLRTLSLEDMAQLRAEAETKSEALYKRIAVMSQQEKVMAGAVVYASGFLLPFARAAGIYDDLVRDHGFMSIHPVVEACHDRIVGGVASEMIPRLFLTGSWANDVPPHSSDTVSTMPDEFEVLQAIRTRGFATVEQISISSGIPAERVREVVAASEEKGFVKQRTGRINGASLTPVGRARLLLVTEAAVTADQHAAITSAYAVFLGPNRAFKAIASSWQMDQDLTTTLGSLPPVHHDVAAVIAQAATAQPRFGLYRQRLDHAFEQFRNGNTDALARPMVESYHDIWMELHEDLLATLGRARTDHDE
- a CDS encoding tyrosine-protein phosphatase produces the protein MSDERSVGARRNQLDPRIPIPGTTNVRDVGGYPTGDGKRTAMGRLYRSEVLGLSGSGAESLWDELRTEDYQCLRLRSIVDLRSHREARMIPSAWDRATGAQLVHAPIPEGVEGSETDFMRLLRDGKITTFDEEDLGRWYQLVLRRRTDVLGEVIRVLSNPHHLPALVHCHAGKDRTGLVVALVLEVVGVPRNVVTADYALTSRYRPDRAAEHAALLEHLGIHVDDVRSLWEAPARAMESALEFLDITYGGVAAYLTNECSVTPAHIESLRAQMLEDA
- a CDS encoding phosphotransferase family protein produces the protein MNPTTLTEPSMAGDIAEALRAGGSLPEGGNVEQCRALPLGAGQLADSYRVELTYTPGPSGPSSVFVKLPPSDTHSAATASRIGAFDRERFFYAELRPRLDIRTPRFLGSLPRGDGPPGLILQDLSSSTRPLDQLRDGTIEQVESVADQLAGLQAPFWDDEDAVGGTDRFYNRTEDHITGLAERYEQSWHRHRDTVGALLDPQQRQLIETFGHHCLSWASGIRGPRTLVHQDLRLDNLLWGDAGAWIVDWQTLAWTSPAWDLAFFLGTALDPDTRRRVEQRLLEAHVSALHDRGVQGWDIDTAEREHWRLSGSVLIAMVAALAFVQPTARGFEMFASLIHRGAQQALDHDLLSFI